From Levilactobacillus zymae, a single genomic window includes:
- a CDS encoding ArgE/DapE family deacylase: MDEVVQTLQDVVKLNTVNGAEKLVADYLVKLFKQHGITCKQLAYQPDRVSLVAEIGDGNGPVVGFDGHEDVVALGDTSKWKTDPLAGTIDDDNMYGRGTSDMKSGLLAGAWAMIRLKESGVPLHGTFRFMATVGEEYGQYGARQLADAGYAQDLTALIVGEPSGADKRLLQKPELQHMLGIDGTAANRLAAANHTREQHFIELAHKGSLTFTIHSKGVAAHSSMPEIGQNAIDALMTFYQREKAYFESIQSYQNPVLGPVTPVVTMVKGGEQVNTVPASAELSVKIRTIPELPNAQITAAIKAIIADLNAQGADLSFEMISDFQPMHTADDAPLIQAADTIGKAVLAQALPKIGVPGGTDASSFLAANPDIDVVVFGPGNITAHQVNEYVDLEMYRRFIAIYERMVTRLLS; encoded by the coding sequence ATGGATGAAGTTGTGCAAACACTTCAAGACGTGGTGAAGCTCAACACCGTTAACGGCGCCGAAAAGTTAGTCGCCGATTATTTAGTCAAACTCTTTAAACAACACGGCATTACTTGTAAACAATTGGCCTATCAGCCAGACAGAGTCAGTCTAGTCGCCGAAATTGGTGACGGTAACGGTCCCGTCGTCGGGTTCGATGGTCACGAAGACGTGGTAGCGTTAGGCGATACCAGCAAGTGGAAAACTGATCCCCTGGCCGGCACCATTGACGACGATAACATGTACGGCCGGGGCACTTCCGACATGAAGTCCGGTTTATTAGCGGGGGCCTGGGCCATGATTCGCCTGAAGGAATCTGGGGTTCCGCTACACGGAACGTTCCGGTTCATGGCGACCGTCGGGGAAGAATACGGCCAGTACGGCGCACGCCAATTGGCCGACGCCGGTTACGCGCAGGACCTGACTGCCCTGATTGTCGGCGAACCTAGTGGGGCCGACAAACGGCTCCTCCAAAAGCCCGAACTACAACACATGTTGGGGATTGACGGCACGGCCGCCAACCGACTGGCCGCGGCCAACCACACCCGCGAGCAACACTTTATCGAACTAGCACACAAGGGCTCACTGACCTTTACGATTCATTCCAAGGGGGTGGCCGCCCACAGTTCGATGCCTGAGATTGGTCAAAACGCCATCGATGCTCTGATGACCTTCTACCAACGCGAAAAGGCCTACTTCGAGTCCATTCAATCCTACCAAAACCCCGTCCTGGGTCCCGTTACCCCCGTTGTCACGATGGTCAAGGGCGGTGAACAGGTCAACACGGTACCGGCTAGTGCCGAGCTATCCGTGAAGATTCGGACCATCCCCGAACTACCCAACGCCCAGATCACGGCGGCCATCAAGGCCATCATCGCCGACCTCAACGCTCAGGGAGCCGACCTATCCTTCGAAATGATTAGCGACTTCCAGCCCATGCACACGGCCGACGACGCCCCGCTCATCCAAGCGGCCGACACAATTGGTAAGGCCGTCTTAGCTCAGGCGCTGCCCAAGATTGGTGTGCCCGGGGGAACCGACGCCTCGTCCTTCTTGGCGGCCAACCCCGACATTGACGTCGTGGTCTTTGGTCCCGGGAACATCACGGCTCACCAGGTCAACGAATACGTCGATCTCGAAATGTATCGGCGCTTCATTGCCATCTACGAACGAATGGTGACCCGCCTACTGTCGTAA
- a CDS encoding ABC transporter ATP-binding protein codes for MITFEHVQKQYADKLALDDLNLTIPSGEFFVLVGPSGSGKTTTLKMINRLIEPTAGTIKVDDRPLQDYDLRAMRLRMGYVLQNIALFPNLNIQENIAIQPESLGWSRKRRLERARTLLAQVGLDPDQYATKLPHELSGGEQQRVGIVRALATKPNVVLMDEPFSALDPLSRKQLQDLVLRLHQELQMTFVFVTHDMGEALRLGQTIAVMRNGHIQQIGTGEEIMRHPANDFVRGFFENQKTPRAATVQSLLAQGYGEVTTAPATLTATATVGALAQALQTQTTVVVATARDHRALTTADLLGYLAAKEATSRATD; via the coding sequence ATGATAACGTTCGAACACGTCCAAAAACAGTATGCGGATAAACTGGCCCTCGACGACCTCAATTTAACCATCCCGAGTGGTGAGTTTTTCGTGTTGGTGGGGCCCAGCGGGAGTGGCAAGACCACGACGCTCAAGATGATCAACCGACTGATCGAGCCGACTGCGGGAACCATCAAGGTCGACGATCGCCCCTTACAGGACTACGACTTACGGGCCATGCGGTTGCGGATGGGGTACGTGTTGCAAAACATTGCCCTGTTTCCCAACTTAAACATTCAAGAAAATATCGCGATCCAACCGGAATCTCTGGGCTGGTCGCGTAAACGCCGGTTAGAACGGGCCCGAACGCTCTTGGCGCAGGTGGGCCTCGATCCCGACCAGTACGCGACGAAACTGCCGCACGAGCTATCCGGTGGGGAACAGCAACGGGTCGGCATCGTGCGGGCCTTGGCCACCAAACCCAACGTGGTGCTGATGGATGAGCCCTTTAGCGCGCTGGATCCTTTGTCGCGCAAGCAACTGCAGGACCTAGTCTTGCGGCTGCATCAAGAGTTACAGATGACCTTTGTGTTCGTGACTCACGACATGGGCGAGGCCCTACGCCTGGGTCAGACCATCGCGGTCATGCGTAACGGGCACATCCAACAGATTGGGACGGGCGAAGAAATCATGCGGCACCCGGCCAACGATTTCGTGCGCGGTTTTTTCGAGAACCAGAAGACGCCGCGAGCCGCCACGGTCCAAAGCTTATTGGCGCAGGGGTACGGTGAGGTGACCACCGCCCCGGCCACCCTGACGGCAACCGCGACGGTGGGCGCGTTGGCCCAGGCCCTCCAGACCCAAACGACCGTGGTAGTTGCTACGGCGCGGGACCACCGGGCGCTGACCACCGCCGACTTACTCGGTTACTTAGCCGCAAAGGAGGCGACCAGTCGTGCAACAGATTAA
- a CDS encoding ABC transporter permease/substrate-binding protein yields MQQINHILQTQGGEIVQSIGQHIGLSLISLLIAALIAIPLAIVLMTHQRAANVALQITSVLQTIPSLALLGILIPIVGIGTVPSIIALVIYAVMPIFQNTYSGLTTIDPDLEEAAEAFGLSRRKKLVRVELPLAMPMIISGIRIAMVMIIGTATLAALIGAGGLGTYILLGIETNNNALLIIGAVLSAALALLFGAAIDWLGKLSFKRAGIVLGVAVVLISGVAGYRRIVQPQTTITIAGKLGGEPEILINMYKDLIEQDHPNIKVQTKPNFGATTFLFKALQSGSIDIYPEFTGTVLESLVKGQSSADHDPQVTYQRAAKALKSQYQMTYLKPMQYQNGYAIAVTPQFAKQYHLKKVSDLQRVATKVHAGFDPDFYQQSAGYPGLRKAYNFKFGTIKTMEPSIRYQAIAHKRINLVDGYTTDPELREYHLVVLKDDRHFFPPYQGAPLMTEQFATAHPEVRESLNKLAGKVTTSDMRQLNYLVTVKHEKAATVAREYLQRQGLLTKK; encoded by the coding sequence GTGCAACAGATTAACCACATCCTGCAGACGCAGGGGGGCGAAATCGTTCAATCGATCGGGCAACACATTGGCTTGTCGCTGATCTCACTGCTCATTGCGGCGCTAATCGCCATTCCACTAGCTATCGTCCTCATGACCCATCAACGGGCGGCTAACGTGGCCCTCCAAATCACCAGTGTCTTGCAGACGATTCCGAGTCTAGCACTATTGGGGATCTTGATTCCCATCGTGGGGATTGGGACCGTGCCGTCGATCATCGCGTTGGTGATTTACGCGGTGATGCCGATTTTTCAAAATACTTATTCGGGACTGACCACCATCGATCCCGACCTCGAGGAAGCCGCCGAAGCCTTCGGGTTGTCGCGCCGGAAGAAATTAGTGCGCGTGGAGCTCCCGTTAGCCATGCCGATGATCATTTCCGGAATTCGGATCGCCATGGTCATGATCATCGGGACCGCTACGTTGGCCGCCTTGATTGGGGCCGGGGGACTCGGGACCTACATCCTGTTAGGGATTGAAACCAATAACAACGCCCTATTGATCATCGGGGCGGTTTTGTCGGCAGCCTTGGCCCTGCTCTTTGGCGCGGCCATCGATTGGCTAGGCAAATTATCGTTTAAGCGCGCCGGCATCGTGTTAGGTGTAGCCGTAGTTCTGATCAGTGGGGTCGCTGGTTATCGCCGCATCGTGCAACCCCAAACCACGATTACCATTGCCGGTAAGCTGGGGGGCGAACCCGAAATTCTGATCAACATGTATAAGGATTTGATTGAACAGGACCATCCCAACATCAAGGTTCAGACTAAGCCCAACTTCGGCGCCACGACCTTCCTGTTCAAGGCCCTGCAGTCCGGGTCGATCGACATCTATCCCGAGTTCACCGGGACCGTGTTGGAGTCGCTGGTCAAGGGCCAGTCGAGTGCCGACCACGACCCACAGGTGACCTACCAACGGGCGGCCAAGGCGCTGAAAAGCCAGTATCAGATGACCTATTTGAAGCCGATGCAGTACCAGAATGGCTATGCCATCGCCGTCACACCGCAGTTTGCCAAGCAGTATCATTTGAAAAAGGTGAGCGACCTGCAACGTGTGGCGACCAAGGTCCACGCCGGCTTCGACCCGGACTTTTACCAGCAGAGCGCCGGTTATCCGGGATTGCGCAAGGCGTATAACTTTAAGTTTGGCACCATCAAGACCATGGAACCGTCGATTCGCTACCAGGCCATTGCCCACAAACGGATCAACCTGGTCGACGGCTACACCACCGATCCAGAACTCCGTGAATATCACCTGGTGGTCTTAAAAGACGACCGGCACTTCTTCCCGCCGTACCAGGGCGCCCCGTTGATGACCGAGCAGTTTGCCACGGCCCATCCCGAAGTGCGGGAGTCGCTGAATAAGCTGGCGGGGAAGGTGACGACTAGTGACATGCGACAACTAAATTATTTAGTGACGGTCAAGCACGAAAAGGCCGCTACGGTGGCCCGCGAGTACCTCCAACGCCAGGGACTTTTGACGAAAAAGTAG